The Actinomadura sp. WMMB 499 genome includes a window with the following:
- a CDS encoding STAS domain-containing protein → MTVWRITGGDSESGVPRPERASPRYDLVELDSPLLHIAGGNGSPWLRLTGEIDVSNVPDLTRALRGAQARAGGDVHVDLAGVHFVDVSGLRAFARAARDLRDLDRLLVLHSVSAHIDRLVRLIGWDAVPGLEVHCRSRG, encoded by the coding sequence ATGACGGTCTGGCGGATCACCGGCGGGGACTCCGAATCGGGCGTCCCGCGTCCGGAGCGGGCGTCGCCCCGCTACGACCTCGTCGAGCTCGACTCGCCGCTGCTCCACATCGCGGGCGGGAACGGCTCGCCGTGGCTGCGGCTCACCGGCGAGATCGACGTGTCCAACGTCCCCGACCTCACCCGGGCGCTGCGCGGCGCGCAGGCGCGGGCGGGCGGCGACGTCCACGTGGACCTCGCGGGCGTCCACTTCGTCGACGTCTCCGGCCTGCGCGCGTTCGCCCGCGCCGCCCGCGACCTGCGCGACCTCGACCGCCTGCTCGTCCTGCACTCGGTCTCGGCGCACATCGACCGGCTCGTCCGCCTCATCGGCTGGGACGCGGTCCCCGGCCTGGAGGTGCACTGCCGGTCCCGCGGCTGA
- a CDS encoding xanthine dehydrogenase family protein molybdopterin-binding subunit yields the protein MTSRTESREKVTGAARYAYEYPVEGAVYAAAVQAAVGKGEIRWVDDSLARAMPGVLDVLSCENAPRLGDAADGELAVFQSRTVAYRGQFVAAVVAETLETAVEAARHVRVEYAEEEPDVRLRDDHPGLYRPDKVNPVFPADTERGDPDEAFSSSVVRVEATYSTPAEHNNPMEPHSTIAHWDKDGGLVLYDSNQGASAVQSTLAPIFGIDPSRVRVVSPHVGGGFGSKGTPRPNAVLAAMAAQAVGRPVKFAVPRQQMFATTGYRTPTVQRIRLGADADGRLNAIDHAVFEQTSTVKEFAEQTATPTRTMYAAEHRRTSHRLVALDVPTPSWMRAPGETPGMYALESAMDELAVAAGVDPIELRVRNDTGTEPESGKPFSSRNLVACLREGAERFGWDHRDPAAGVRRVGRKLLGTGVAAATYPAYQSPGKAIARAEPDGTFTVRIAAADIGTGARTALGMIAAETLKSDLDAVRIELGDSAHPAASVAGGSSGTASWGTAVVLACESLRGKLNGAVPPEGIEASADSADLLKAREEYARHAFGAQFAEVEVDVDTGEVRVPRMLGVFAAGRIINPTTARSQFIGGMTMGIGMALMEESVMDAGFGDYLNRDLAQYHVPSCADVHNVDAAWIEEIDPHLNPMGSKGIGEIGIVGAAAAIANAVHHATGVRVRDLPITPGRLLPQL from the coding sequence ATGACGAGCCGGACGGAGAGCCGGGAGAAGGTCACCGGGGCGGCGCGGTACGCCTACGAGTACCCGGTCGAGGGCGCGGTGTACGCGGCGGCCGTCCAGGCGGCGGTGGGCAAGGGCGAGATCCGCTGGGTGGACGACTCGCTCGCCCGCGCGATGCCGGGCGTCCTGGACGTCCTGTCCTGCGAGAACGCGCCCCGGCTGGGGGACGCGGCGGACGGCGAGCTGGCGGTGTTCCAGTCCCGGACGGTCGCGTACCGGGGGCAGTTCGTCGCGGCGGTCGTCGCCGAGACGCTCGAGACGGCGGTCGAGGCGGCGCGGCACGTCCGGGTGGAGTACGCCGAGGAGGAACCGGACGTCCGGCTGCGCGACGACCATCCGGGCCTGTACCGGCCGGACAAGGTCAACCCGGTGTTCCCCGCCGACACCGAGCGGGGCGACCCGGACGAGGCGTTCTCCTCGTCCGTCGTGCGCGTCGAGGCCACCTACTCGACCCCGGCCGAGCACAACAACCCGATGGAGCCGCACAGCACGATCGCCCACTGGGACAAGGACGGCGGACTCGTCCTCTACGACTCCAACCAGGGCGCGTCCGCCGTGCAGTCCACGCTCGCCCCGATCTTCGGTATCGACCCGTCCCGGGTGCGCGTCGTGTCCCCGCACGTCGGCGGCGGGTTCGGGTCGAAGGGGACGCCGCGCCCGAACGCCGTCCTCGCCGCGATGGCCGCGCAGGCCGTCGGGCGCCCGGTGAAGTTCGCCGTCCCGCGCCAGCAGATGTTCGCCACGACCGGGTACCGCACCCCGACCGTCCAGCGGATCCGGCTGGGCGCCGACGCGGACGGACGGCTCAACGCGATCGACCACGCGGTGTTCGAGCAGACCTCGACCGTCAAGGAGTTCGCGGAGCAGACCGCGACGCCGACCCGCACGATGTACGCGGCGGAGCACCGCCGCACGTCCCACCGGCTCGTCGCCCTCGACGTCCCGACGCCGTCGTGGATGCGGGCGCCCGGCGAGACGCCCGGCATGTACGCACTGGAGTCGGCGATGGACGAGCTGGCCGTCGCCGCGGGCGTCGACCCGATCGAGCTGCGCGTCCGCAACGACACCGGCACCGAGCCCGAGAGCGGGAAGCCGTTCAGCTCCCGCAACCTGGTCGCCTGCCTGCGGGAGGGCGCCGAGCGCTTCGGCTGGGACCACCGCGACCCCGCGGCGGGCGTCCGCCGCGTCGGCCGCAAGCTGCTCGGGACGGGCGTCGCCGCCGCCACCTACCCCGCCTACCAGAGCCCCGGCAAGGCGATCGCCCGCGCGGAGCCCGACGGGACGTTCACCGTCCGGATCGCCGCCGCCGACATCGGCACCGGCGCCCGCACCGCGCTCGGGATGATCGCCGCGGAGACGCTCAAGTCCGACCTGGACGCCGTCCGGATCGAGCTCGGCGACAGCGCGCACCCCGCCGCGTCCGTCGCCGGCGGCTCGTCGGGCACCGCGAGCTGGGGGACGGCCGTCGTCCTCGCCTGCGAGAGCCTGCGGGGGAAGCTGAACGGCGCGGTGCCGCCCGAGGGGATCGAGGCGTCCGCCGACTCCGCGGACCTGCTGAAGGCCCGCGAGGAGTACGCGCGGCACGCGTTCGGCGCCCAGTTCGCCGAGGTCGAGGTGGACGTCGACACCGGCGAGGTCCGCGTCCCGCGCATGCTCGGCGTGTTCGCGGCCGGGCGGATCATCAACCCGACGACCGCGCGCTCGCAGTTCATCGGCGGCATGACGATGGGGATCGGCATGGCGCTGATGGAGGAGAGCGTCATGGACGCCGGGTTCGGCGACTACCTGAACCGCGACCTCGCGCAGTACCACGTGCCGTCCTGCGCCGACGTCCACAACGTCGACGCGGCCTGGATCGAGGAGATCGACCCGCATCTCAACCCGATGGGCTCCAAGGGCATCGGCGAGATCGGCATCGTGGGCGCGGCGGCGGCCATCGCGAACGCCGTCCACCACGCCACCGGGGTCCGTGTCCGGGATCTCCCGATCACCCCGGGCCGCCTGCTCCCGCAGCTTTGA
- a CDS encoding xanthine dehydrogenase family protein subunit M, producing MRPFVYERPANVADALELHRDGALYLGGGTNLVDLMRLGVEEPTRLVDVSRLPYGEIEVRPDGTLVIGAAVRNSDLAADRTVRETHPMLAQAVLMGASGQIRNQATVGGNLLQRTRCSYFQDASKPCNKREPGTGCPAREGEHHNLAILGHSPECVATHPSDMAVALAALDASVRVRGRDGERTIPFEEFHRLPGGEPERDSNLRDGDLVTAVEVPPLAMPSRYRKVRERASFAFALVSVAAAVRTVGATVPDGEGGVVRDVRLALGGVAHKPWRCRRAEDVLRGAPADEETFLRAAEAELEAAEPLRDNAYKVPLARNLIVRTLLDLREAS from the coding sequence ATGAGGCCGTTCGTGTACGAGCGTCCGGCGAACGTGGCGGACGCGCTGGAACTGCACCGGGACGGGGCCCTGTACCTGGGCGGCGGGACCAACCTGGTGGACCTGATGCGGCTCGGGGTAGAGGAGCCCACCCGGCTGGTGGACGTCTCCCGGCTGCCGTACGGCGAGATCGAGGTGCGCCCGGACGGGACGCTCGTCATCGGCGCGGCCGTCCGTAACAGCGACCTCGCGGCGGACCGGACCGTGCGCGAGACCCACCCGATGCTGGCGCAGGCCGTGCTCATGGGCGCGTCCGGCCAGATACGCAACCAGGCCACGGTGGGCGGCAACCTGCTCCAGCGGACGCGCTGCTCGTACTTCCAGGACGCGTCCAAGCCGTGCAACAAGCGCGAGCCGGGGACGGGGTGCCCGGCCAGGGAGGGCGAGCACCACAACCTCGCGATCCTGGGGCATTCCCCGGAGTGCGTGGCGACGCACCCGTCCGACATGGCGGTGGCGCTGGCCGCGCTGGACGCGTCCGTCCGGGTGCGCGGACGCGATGGGGAGCGCACGATCCCGTTCGAGGAGTTCCACCGGCTGCCCGGCGGCGAGCCCGAGCGCGACTCGAACCTGCGGGACGGCGACCTGGTCACGGCCGTCGAGGTCCCGCCGCTGGCGATGCCGTCGCGGTACCGGAAGGTGCGCGAGCGCGCGTCGTTCGCGTTCGCGCTGGTGTCGGTCGCGGCGGCGGTCCGCACGGTGGGCGCGACGGTCCCGGACGGGGAGGGCGGCGTGGTCCGGGACGTGCGGCTCGCGCTGGGCGGCGTCGCGCACAAGCCGTGGCGGTGCCGCCGGGCCGAGGACGTCCTGCGCGGCGCCCCGGCCGACGAGGAGACGTTCCTGCGGGCCGCCGAGGCCGAGCTGGAGGCGGCCGAGCCGCTGCGCGACAACGCCTACAAGGTGCCGCTGGCGCGCAACCTGATCGTCCGCACGCTGCTGGACCTGCGGGAGGCTTCCTGA